In a single window of the Azospirillum sp. B510 genome:
- the iolG gene encoding inositol 2-dehydrogenase, translated as MVRFAVIGCGRIGRMHARNIKAHPRADVTVVYDVAAAAAQETAAAVGCAVAATVDEALANPAVDAVFIASSTDTHVDLIAQGAKAGKPVLCEKPIDLDMGRVEACWAEIAPLNPLVMIGFNRRFDPSFKAVRDRIQAGEIGRLEQVVITSRDPSPPPASYVKKSGGLFRDMTIHDFDMARYLAGDIVEVQAMGANLIDPAIGEEGDIDAAMLVLRAASGALVHINNSRRSVYGYDQRIEAFGATGMLQAQNRRATTVEAWGAARTGAMDPVLDFFIERYQDAYLAEIDHFVDCVENGAAPLSSFKEGREAQRLAEAALLSLRAGAVVRVADVGVS; from the coding sequence ATGGTTCGTTTCGCCGTCATCGGCTGTGGCCGCATCGGCCGCATGCACGCCCGCAACATCAAGGCGCACCCGCGCGCCGACGTGACGGTCGTCTATGACGTGGCCGCCGCCGCCGCGCAGGAGACCGCCGCCGCTGTCGGCTGCGCGGTGGCCGCCACGGTGGACGAGGCGCTGGCCAACCCGGCGGTGGATGCCGTCTTCATCGCCTCCTCCACCGACACCCATGTCGATCTGATCGCGCAGGGAGCCAAGGCGGGCAAGCCGGTGCTGTGCGAAAAGCCGATCGATCTCGACATGGGCCGGGTAGAGGCCTGCTGGGCCGAAATCGCGCCGCTGAACCCGCTGGTGATGATCGGTTTCAACCGCCGGTTCGACCCGTCTTTCAAGGCGGTGCGCGACCGCATCCAGGCCGGGGAGATCGGGCGTCTGGAACAGGTCGTCATCACCAGCCGCGACCCCTCGCCGCCGCCCGCCAGCTACGTCAAGAAGTCGGGCGGTCTGTTCCGCGACATGACCATCCATGATTTCGACATGGCCCGCTATCTGGCCGGCGACATCGTGGAAGTCCAGGCGATGGGGGCCAACCTGATCGACCCCGCCATCGGTGAGGAGGGCGACATCGACGCCGCCATGCTGGTGCTGCGCGCCGCCTCCGGCGCGTTGGTCCACATCAACAACAGCCGCCGCAGCGTCTACGGTTACGATCAGCGCATCGAAGCCTTCGGCGCCACCGGCATGTTGCAGGCGCAGAACCGCCGCGCCACCACGGTGGAAGCCTGGGGGGCCGCCCGCACCGGAGCGATGGATCCCGTTCTGGATTTCTTCATAGAACGCTACCAGGACGCCTATCTGGCCGAGATCGACCATTTCGTCGATTGCGTCGAAAACGGCGCCGCCCCGCTGTCCAGCTTCAAGGAAGGCCGCGAGGCCCAGCGTCTGGCAGAAGCCGCGCTGCTGTCGCTGCGCGCCGGCGCTGTGGTTCGCGTCGCCGACGTCGGTGTTTCCTGA
- a CDS encoding sugar ABC transporter ATP-binding protein → MGQTILKAADIRKVFPGVVALDGVRLEVAQGEVHALLGENGAGKSTFLKILAGAQPSDGGNMLFNGQPLDPADTPIVRQRLGIVTIYQEFNLLPAMTIAENMYLGREPLRRNGLIDWRRMYRDAQTVIDELGLDLDPRMPVRVLSVAEQQMVEISKALTMNARLIIMDEPTAALSGKEVDKLHEIIHGLRAKGISIIYVTHRLIEVTAVCDRFTVFRDGRYVDTRAVAESTVQDMVRLMVGRDVEFQRRRDRFAGERVMLEVRGVSRAGSATDPHACVLSDLSVQVRAGEIVGFAGLVGAGRTELARVIFGADGCDSGVILVDGRTASIRTPSDAIAAGIALVPEDRKQQGCFLPHSIRHNMSLPSLKRLSKWKFFVDEAGERALIADYTRKLGIRMANDGVAIGTLSGGNQQKVLLARCMALNPKVLIVDEPTRGIDIGAKAEVHQVLFEMAKAGVAVIVISSELPEVMAVSDRIITFREGRITGSLPAEDATEEELMSLMALGGSATVGHAAGHAAAPNGSGAGAHSHAVH, encoded by the coding sequence ATGGGTCAGACCATCCTTAAGGCGGCGGACATCCGGAAGGTCTTTCCCGGCGTCGTCGCCCTCGACGGTGTCCGGCTCGAGGTCGCGCAGGGCGAGGTTCACGCCTTGCTCGGCGAGAACGGCGCCGGAAAATCAACCTTCCTGAAAATCCTGGCCGGGGCGCAGCCCAGCGATGGGGGCAACATGCTGTTCAACGGACAGCCGCTCGACCCCGCCGACACGCCGATCGTGCGCCAGCGGCTGGGCATCGTCACGATTTACCAGGAATTCAACCTGCTCCCGGCGATGACCATCGCCGAGAACATGTATCTGGGCCGCGAGCCGCTGCGCCGCAATGGCCTGATCGACTGGCGGCGGATGTACCGCGACGCCCAGACGGTCATCGACGAGCTCGGCCTCGACCTCGACCCCCGGATGCCGGTACGCGTGTTGAGCGTGGCCGAACAGCAGATGGTCGAAATCTCCAAGGCGCTAACGATGAACGCCCGGCTCATCATCATGGATGAACCGACGGCGGCTTTGAGCGGCAAGGAGGTCGACAAACTCCACGAGATCATCCACGGCCTACGCGCCAAGGGCATCAGCATCATTTACGTCACCCACCGCCTGATCGAGGTGACGGCGGTGTGCGACCGCTTCACCGTGTTCCGTGATGGCCGCTACGTCGACACCCGCGCGGTGGCGGAATCGACGGTGCAGGACATGGTCCGCCTGATGGTGGGCCGCGACGTCGAATTCCAGCGTCGTCGCGACCGTTTCGCCGGGGAACGGGTGATGCTGGAGGTGCGCGGCGTCTCGCGCGCGGGCAGCGCCACCGACCCGCACGCCTGCGTGCTGTCCGACCTGTCGGTGCAGGTGCGGGCGGGTGAGATCGTCGGTTTCGCCGGTCTGGTCGGGGCCGGGCGGACAGAACTGGCGCGCGTGATCTTCGGGGCCGACGGCTGTGACAGCGGCGTCATCCTGGTCGATGGCCGCACCGCGTCCATCCGCACCCCGAGCGACGCCATCGCGGCTGGGATCGCCCTGGTCCCGGAGGACCGCAAGCAGCAGGGGTGCTTCCTGCCCCATTCCATCCGTCACAACATGTCATTGCCCAGCCTGAAGCGGCTGTCGAAATGGAAGTTCTTCGTCGATGAGGCGGGCGAACGGGCGCTGATCGCCGATTACACCCGCAAGCTGGGCATCCGGATGGCGAACGACGGGGTCGCCATCGGCACCCTGTCGGGCGGCAACCAGCAAAAGGTTCTGCTGGCCCGTTGCATGGCCCTGAACCCCAAGGTGCTGATCGTGGACGAACCCACGCGCGGCATCGACATCGGGGCCAAGGCGGAGGTGCATCAGGTGCTGTTCGAAATGGCCAAGGCCGGGGTGGCGGTGATCGTCATCTCCTCCGAACTGCCCGAGGTTATGGCGGTCAGCGACCGCATCATCACCTTCCGCGAAGGCCGCATCACTGGCAGCCTGCCCGCCGAGGACGCCACAGAAGAAGAGCTGATGAGCCTGATGGCGCTGGGTGGCTCCGCCACCGTTGGCCATGCCGCTGGCCACGCCGCCGCTCCGAACGGCTCAGGCGCCGGCGCGCACAGCCACGCGGTGCACTGA
- the iolE gene encoding myo-inosose-2 dehydratase has translation MTVRLGVNPIAWSNDDMQELGGDTPLEVCLAEGRQAGFAGFELGHKFPRDPGALRPILERYGLDLVSGWYSAGLLERTVAEEIEAVQPHLRLLKAFGCSVMVVAETTGCVHGDRSAPLSARPVLDAGQWAEFGRRMTAFGDYLREQGTPLAYHYHMGTVVETPEEIDRFAEATGDSVGILLDTGHLTFAGGDPLDVIAKWGRRINHVHCKDVRADVLKTAKAVDSSFLDAVIAGVFTVPGDGCVDFKAALGALKAADYRGRWLVIEAEQDPAKAHPLTYVTKGRQHLSALVAEFGL, from the coding sequence ATGACCGTTCGTCTCGGCGTCAACCCGATCGCCTGGAGCAACGACGACATGCAGGAGCTGGGTGGCGACACCCCGCTGGAGGTCTGTCTGGCCGAGGGCCGGCAGGCCGGCTTTGCCGGTTTCGAACTGGGTCACAAATTTCCCCGCGATCCCGGCGCCCTGAGGCCGATCCTGGAGCGGTACGGCCTGGATCTGGTGTCCGGCTGGTACAGCGCCGGCCTTCTCGAGCGGACGGTTGCGGAGGAGATCGAGGCGGTGCAGCCGCATCTGCGCCTGCTGAAGGCGTTCGGCTGCTCCGTCATGGTGGTGGCGGAGACCACCGGCTGCGTCCATGGCGACCGTTCCGCGCCGCTGTCGGCCCGGCCGGTCCTGGATGCCGGCCAATGGGCGGAATTCGGCCGCCGCATGACCGCGTTCGGCGATTACCTGCGGGAGCAGGGCACGCCGCTCGCCTATCATTACCATATGGGCACGGTGGTCGAGACCCCGGAGGAGATCGACCGCTTTGCCGAGGCCACCGGCGACAGCGTCGGCATCCTGCTCGATACCGGACACCTGACCTTCGCCGGCGGCGATCCGCTGGACGTGATCGCCAAATGGGGGCGTCGCATCAACCACGTCCATTGCAAGGACGTCCGCGCCGACGTGCTGAAGACCGCGAAGGCCGTCGACAGCAGCTTTCTCGATGCGGTGATCGCCGGCGTGTTCACCGTGCCGGGCGACGGGTGCGTCGATTTCAAGGCGGCGCTCGGCGCTTTGAAGGCGGCGGACTACCGTGGCCGCTGGCTGGTGATCGAGGCGGAGCAGGACCCGGCGAAGGCCCATCCGCTGACCTACGTCACCAAGGGCCGCCAGCATTTGAGCGCGCTTGTCGCCGAATTCGGCCTTTGA
- a CDS encoding Gfo/Idh/MocA family protein — MNTLNVGLVGSGFMGRAHAQAFRAVGGLYDLPLPPVLDLLSERDEATAAQAARALGFQRHTGDWRALVADPAVDVVAIATPNRLHAPIALAAIEAGKHVYCEKPLATTLADARAMAAAADAHGVVTLVGFNYLKNPMIALAREIVDSGEIGAITGFRGIHAEDFMADPAHPFTWRCEADNAGGALADIGSHILSLARHLVGDVAAVSGHLHTVHNRRPVAPGAAETRAVAVDDQAHALLEFANGATGTVTASWIAQGRKMQLAFELVGAKGSIAFTQERFNELKLYTVGGPHGRQGFRTIEAGPEHGDYAAFCPAPGHQIGFGDLKTIEVKGLVEAIGAHKAGRKAAAYPDFRDACAIEQIAEAIHISTRERRWIAVDSV, encoded by the coding sequence ATGAACACCCTGAATGTCGGGTTGGTGGGCAGTGGTTTCATGGGCCGCGCCCACGCCCAGGCCTTCCGCGCCGTCGGCGGCCTCTATGACCTGCCTCTGCCCCCCGTGCTCGACCTGTTGTCGGAGCGGGACGAGGCGACGGCGGCCCAGGCGGCGCGCGCCTTGGGGTTCCAGCGCCACACCGGGGATTGGCGGGCGCTGGTCGCCGATCCGGCGGTGGATGTGGTGGCGATCGCCACGCCCAACCGCCTGCACGCCCCCATCGCGCTGGCGGCGATCGAGGCGGGTAAGCACGTGTATTGCGAAAAGCCGCTGGCGACCACGCTGGCCGACGCCCGCGCCATGGCGGCGGCGGCCGACGCGCACGGCGTGGTGACGCTGGTCGGCTTCAACTATCTGAAAAACCCGATGATCGCGTTGGCCCGCGAGATCGTGGACAGCGGGGAGATCGGGGCGATCACCGGCTTTCGCGGCATCCACGCCGAAGATTTCATGGCCGACCCCGCCCACCCCTTCACCTGGCGGTGCGAGGCCGACAACGCCGGGGGCGCCCTGGCCGACATCGGCAGCCACATCCTGTCGCTCGCCCGCCATCTGGTTGGCGATGTCGCGGCGGTGTCGGGGCATCTGCACACCGTGCACAACCGCCGCCCGGTCGCTCCCGGCGCCGCCGAAACCCGCGCGGTGGCGGTGGACGATCAGGCCCACGCGTTGCTTGAGTTCGCCAACGGGGCCACCGGCACGGTGACGGCCAGTTGGATTGCGCAGGGCCGCAAGATGCAGTTGGCCTTCGAGCTGGTCGGCGCCAAGGGGTCGATCGCCTTCACCCAGGAACGCTTCAACGAGCTGAAGCTCTACACCGTTGGCGGGCCGCACGGACGTCAGGGCTTCCGCACCATCGAAGCCGGGCCGGAGCATGGCGACTACGCCGCCTTCTGCCCGGCCCCCGGCCACCAGATCGGCTTTGGCGACCTCAAGACCATCGAGGTCAAGGGGCTGGTCGAGGCGATCGGCGCGCACAAGGCCGGGCGAAAGGCCGCCGCCTACCCGGATTTCCGCGACGCCTGTGCCATCGAACAGATCGCCGAAGCCATCCACATCTCCACCCGCGAACGGCGGTGGATCGCGGTGGACAGCGTGTGA
- a CDS encoding ABC transporter permease translates to MTSAATTSPLATQPPKKPRGFDIVQFLEKYGVLLFLIFLCVAFGISSPNFLSVRNVTNILTEVSIYGIVAVGMTCVILTGGVDLAVGSVLAFGALAGAWVVTNVGAGAFFGMGFLVALIISCAIGTLTGYIHGKTITLFNVPPFIVTLGGMTIWRGATLLMNDGAPIAGFDAGYRWWGRGDVLGVPVPVLVLFAVAAAGYVVLRYTRYGRQIYAVGGNPEAARLTGINVPRVLVSVYVIVGFLAGLAGFLLSARLGSAEAIAGTSYELRIIASVVIGGTSLFGGMGGIGGTMIGALLIGVLLNGLVMMNVSPYFQQIVMGVIIVLAVAFDTYAKMRRGKR, encoded by the coding sequence ATGACTTCCGCCGCAACCACCTCTCCGTTGGCGACCCAGCCGCCGAAAAAGCCGCGCGGCTTCGACATCGTCCAATTCCTGGAAAAATACGGCGTCCTGCTGTTCCTGATCTTCCTGTGCGTCGCCTTCGGCATCAGCAGCCCGAATTTCCTGTCGGTGCGCAACGTCACCAACATTCTGACCGAGGTGTCGATCTACGGCATCGTCGCCGTCGGCATGACCTGCGTCATCCTGACCGGCGGCGTCGATCTGGCCGTCGGCTCTGTCCTGGCCTTTGGCGCGCTGGCCGGGGCCTGGGTGGTCACCAATGTCGGGGCCGGAGCCTTTTTCGGCATGGGCTTCCTGGTGGCGCTCATCATCTCCTGCGCCATCGGCACGCTGACCGGCTACATCCACGGCAAAACGATCACGCTGTTCAACGTTCCTCCCTTCATCGTCACGCTGGGCGGGATGACCATCTGGCGCGGGGCCACCCTGCTGATGAACGACGGCGCGCCCATCGCCGGTTTTGACGCCGGATACCGCTGGTGGGGCCGGGGCGACGTGCTGGGCGTCCCGGTTCCGGTTCTGGTGTTATTCGCCGTCGCGGCGGCGGGCTATGTCGTGTTGCGCTACACCCGCTATGGCCGTCAGATCTATGCCGTCGGCGGCAACCCGGAAGCCGCCCGCCTGACCGGCATCAACGTGCCGCGCGTCCTGGTGTCGGTCTACGTCATCGTCGGCTTCCTCGCCGGTCTGGCCGGCTTCCTGCTGTCGGCCCGTCTGGGCTCGGCGGAGGCCATCGCCGGCACCTCCTACGAGCTGCGCATCATCGCGTCGGTGGTCATCGGCGGCACCAGCCTGTTCGGCGGCATGGGCGGCATCGGCGGGACCATGATCGGCGCGCTGTTGATCGGCGTGCTGCTGAACGGGTTGGTGATGATGAACGTCTCGCCCTATTTCCAGCAGATCGTCATGGGCGTCATCATCGTGCTGGCCGTGGCCTTCGACACCTACGCCAAAATGCGACGCGGCAAGCGCTGA
- a CDS encoding methyl-accepting chemotaxis protein: MSHPASASPYGTVGAFAHLTIRTKMAVSAVSLLTILAGLSGGSVAVLGRIDGQVSAFAERVNGVTLAQEIDRGVLDLRRLAREFVLTGTEPVANAAQAAAVALRQRLTDAGFPSGDGVQGHLDAYGKALSELTEGKREQVRMIREVLDPSGAMMLDRFQEIRQAAAKDGDPDIQRLAGDGTERLLLAWLNTTRTLSWVDLGKAESAAAAERRFGDLIVTLDPLVEKTKGRDYYGPVRQIRTLARAYHNAFKRAVEIEAQLGAMEAAEQAAGQAMVADAAALREEGLREERAVAADTQELISTTQSVILLVSLAGVALGGLLTVLVARAVARPVIRMTDAMRRLAAGDTDIVIPGMGRRDEVGAMAEAVDVFKRAAIDSAHRAEQSRIDEAARAERAARLEALMRGFEDQITDVVAALDESAGRMQQASASLSAASATTSRESVAVTEAFAQASGNVRSVAAAAGDLTLSIGEIARQVEQATAVADRAVAETDHSIALIADLAHSIGRIDEVTALITAITKQTNLLALNATIEAARAGEAGKGFAVVAGEVKSLAEQTGRATDDIARQIASIQTASRSAVAAIEGIGAVIRDVSRISAAIAAAIEQQGAATTRIAHSADALSDGTADVGRRIDRVTGAATDSAAAAALVGREADGLSQESQRLRCEVEGFLSGVKIA; encoded by the coding sequence ATGTCACACCCTGCCAGCGCGTCGCCGTACGGGACGGTGGGCGCGTTCGCCCACCTGACCATCCGCACCAAGATGGCGGTCAGCGCCGTCAGCCTGTTGACCATTCTGGCCGGTTTGTCGGGCGGCAGCGTCGCCGTGCTGGGTCGCATCGACGGGCAGGTGTCGGCTTTTGCCGAGCGGGTGAACGGGGTGACGCTGGCGCAGGAGATCGACCGGGGCGTGCTCGATCTGCGGCGGTTGGCGCGGGAGTTCGTGTTGACCGGGACGGAGCCGGTGGCCAACGCCGCCCAAGCCGCCGCCGTGGCGCTGCGTCAACGCCTGACCGACGCCGGTTTTCCCAGCGGCGACGGCGTGCAGGGCCATCTCGACGCCTATGGCAAAGCCCTGTCGGAGTTGACGGAGGGCAAGCGCGAGCAGGTGCGGATGATCCGTGAGGTGCTGGATCCCTCCGGCGCGATGATGCTCGACCGCTTCCAGGAGATCCGGCAAGCCGCCGCCAAGGACGGCGATCCCGACATCCAGCGCCTGGCCGGGGACGGGACCGAACGGCTGCTGCTGGCCTGGCTCAACACCACCCGGACCCTGAGCTGGGTCGATCTGGGAAAGGCTGAATCCGCCGCCGCCGCCGAACGCCGCTTTGGCGATCTGATCGTCACGCTCGACCCGCTGGTCGAGAAGACCAAGGGGCGCGACTATTACGGCCCGGTCCGGCAAATTCGCACGCTCGCCCGCGCCTACCACAACGCCTTCAAGCGCGCGGTGGAGATCGAGGCGCAGTTGGGCGCGATGGAGGCGGCGGAACAGGCGGCGGGGCAGGCCATGGTCGCGGACGCCGCCGCCCTGCGCGAGGAGGGGTTGCGGGAAGAGCGCGCCGTCGCCGCCGACACGCAAGAGCTGATTTCCACCACCCAGAGCGTCATTCTGCTCGTCTCGCTGGCCGGGGTGGCGTTGGGCGGGTTGCTGACGGTGCTGGTCGCGCGGGCTGTTGCGCGCCCGGTCATCCGCATGACCGACGCGATGCGGCGCTTGGCGGCGGGCGACACCGACATCGTCATCCCCGGTATGGGCCGCCGGGATGAGGTCGGGGCGATGGCCGAGGCGGTGGACGTGTTCAAGCGCGCGGCCATCGACAGCGCTCACCGCGCCGAACAGAGCCGGATCGACGAGGCGGCGCGGGCCGAGCGGGCCGCCCGGCTGGAAGCGCTGATGCGCGGCTTCGAAGACCAGATCACCGACGTGGTCGCGGCGCTCGACGAGTCCGCCGGACGGATGCAGCAGGCGTCGGCCAGCCTGTCCGCCGCCTCGGCCACCACCAGCCGGGAAAGCGTGGCGGTAACCGAGGCCTTCGCCCAGGCGAGCGGCAACGTGCGCAGCGTGGCGGCGGCGGCGGGGGATCTGACCCTGTCCATCGGCGAGATCGCCCGGCAGGTGGAGCAGGCGACGGCGGTGGCGGACCGCGCGGTGGCCGAAACCGATCACTCCATCGCCCTGATCGCCGATCTCGCGCACTCCATCGGCCGGATCGACGAGGTGACGGCCCTCATCACCGCGATCACCAAGCAAACCAACCTGCTGGCGCTCAACGCCACCATCGAGGCCGCCCGCGCCGGAGAGGCCGGCAAGGGCTTTGCCGTGGTTGCGGGGGAGGTCAAATCGCTGGCCGAGCAGACCGGGCGCGCCACCGATGACATCGCGCGCCAGATCGCCAGCATCCAAACCGCCAGCCGGTCGGCGGTGGCCGCCATCGAAGGAATCGGCGCGGTCATCCGCGACGTGTCGCGCATTTCCGCCGCCATCGCGGCCGCCATCGAACAGCAGGGGGCGGCCACCACCCGTATCGCTCACAGCGCCGACGCCCTGTCCGACGGAACCGCCGACGTCGGCCGCCGCATCGACCGCGTCACCGGGGCGGCCACCGACAGCGCCGCCGCCGCCGCCTTGGTCGGCCGCGAGGCCGACGGGTTGAGCCAGGAAAGCCAACGCCTGCGCTGCGAGGTGGAGGGCTTTCTGTCAGGGGTGAAGATCGCATAA
- a CDS encoding substrate-binding domain-containing protein yields the protein MSKNTFSVALGALLAAGTALASFSALAAGEKIVVSFQNLSEPFVIAMNRALQAEAKVLDVNLSVVDAQSNSPKQSADLANAVVQGAKGVIVAPNDAKALAPAIDDLIAEKIPVVTVDRRVEGTSKPVAHVGADNVAGGRTLANWVVKTFPNGARIVHLSGQPGSSSAIDRAKGFRDGIAAAGPRYQLIADQTANWKRAEGLTVTEGILTANASNPPDVIVASNDDMALGALEAVRSVGGGKAKTLVIGFDALPETLGKIRAGEISGTVEQSPSTQIRTALNTLVDHIRKGTELKSLSLEPTLITKDNLDKADRIAEVK from the coding sequence ATGTCCAAGAATACGTTTTCTGTCGCTTTGGGAGCCCTGCTCGCCGCCGGCACGGCGCTGGCGTCCTTTTCGGCGCTGGCCGCCGGGGAGAAGATCGTCGTCAGCTTCCAGAACCTGTCGGAACCGTTCGTCATCGCGATGAACCGCGCCCTTCAGGCCGAGGCCAAGGTGCTGGACGTCAACCTGTCGGTCGTCGATGCGCAGAGCAACTCGCCCAAACAGTCGGCCGACCTTGCCAACGCCGTGGTGCAGGGCGCCAAGGGCGTCATCGTCGCCCCCAACGACGCCAAGGCGCTGGCCCCGGCCATCGACGACCTGATCGCGGAGAAGATTCCGGTGGTCACGGTGGACCGCCGGGTCGAGGGCACCTCCAAGCCGGTCGCCCATGTCGGCGCCGACAATGTCGCCGGCGGCCGCACGCTGGCCAACTGGGTGGTCAAGACCTTCCCCAACGGCGCCCGCATCGTTCATCTCAGCGGCCAGCCGGGCAGCAGCTCCGCCATTGACCGGGCCAAGGGATTCCGGGACGGCATCGCCGCCGCCGGCCCGCGGTATCAGCTCATCGCCGACCAGACCGCCAACTGGAAGCGGGCCGAGGGGCTGACCGTCACCGAAGGCATCCTGACCGCCAACGCCAGCAACCCGCCGGACGTGATCGTCGCCTCCAACGACGACATGGCGCTGGGCGCGCTGGAGGCGGTGCGGTCGGTCGGCGGCGGCAAGGCCAAGACGCTGGTCATCGGCTTCGACGCGCTGCCGGAGACACTGGGCAAGATCCGCGCCGGCGAGATCTCGGGGACCGTGGAGCAGAGCCCGAGCACCCAGATCCGCACGGCGCTGAACACCCTGGTCGATCACATCCGCAAGGGCACCGAGCTGAAGAGCCTGTCGCTGGAGCCGACGTTGATCACCAAGGACAATCTCGACAAGGCCGACCGCATCGCCGAAGTGAAGTAA
- a CDS encoding CoA-acylating methylmalonate-semialdehyde dehydrogenase: MSSPVQHFIGGALVDGAGGSGDVFNPATGRVVARVPLATAAEVDKAVAAARAAWPAWAAATPLRRARVMFAFKQLLEQNADALANLITAEHGKIHSDALGEVTRGLEVVEFACGGPHLLKGEVAENVGTGVDSHSLRQPLGVVAGITPFNFPAMVPMWMFPVAIACGNSFILKPSERVPSAALFLARLLKQAGLPDGVFNVVHGDKAAVDALLSHPDVKAVSFVGSTPVARYIYATGAANGKRVQALGGAKNHMVIMPDADLDQAVDALMGAAYGSAGERCMAISVAVPVTDAVADALVARLAERVRALKIGPGTDPNAEMGPLVTRAHRDRVRGYIDLGVAEGATLVVDGREASVSDPDCADGYFLGGNLFDHVTPEMRIYKEEIFGPVLAVVRVPDYRTAATLINAHEFGNGTAIFTRDGDTARAFGAEIEVGMVGVNVPIPVPMAFHSFGGWKGSLFGDHHMHGPEGVRFYTRLKTITSRWPTGIRAGADFVMPTMK; the protein is encoded by the coding sequence ATGAGCAGTCCAGTTCAGCACTTCATCGGCGGTGCGCTGGTTGACGGCGCCGGCGGCAGCGGCGACGTGTTCAATCCCGCCACCGGCCGCGTCGTTGCCCGGGTGCCGCTGGCCACGGCGGCGGAGGTGGACAAGGCCGTTGCCGCGGCCCGCGCCGCCTGGCCCGCTTGGGCGGCGGCGACGCCGTTGCGCCGCGCCCGCGTGATGTTCGCGTTCAAGCAGTTGCTGGAGCAGAACGCCGACGCGCTTGCCAACCTGATTACCGCCGAGCATGGCAAGATCCATTCCGATGCGCTGGGCGAGGTCACCCGTGGGTTGGAGGTGGTGGAGTTCGCCTGCGGCGGCCCGCATCTGCTGAAAGGCGAGGTCGCCGAGAATGTCGGCACCGGCGTCGACAGTCATTCGCTGCGCCAGCCGCTGGGCGTCGTTGCCGGAATCACACCGTTCAACTTTCCGGCCATGGTGCCGATGTGGATGTTCCCGGTCGCCATCGCCTGCGGCAACAGTTTCATCCTGAAGCCGTCGGAACGGGTGCCCAGCGCCGCGCTGTTCCTGGCTCGTCTGCTGAAGCAGGCTGGTCTGCCCGACGGCGTGTTCAACGTCGTCCATGGTGACAAGGCGGCGGTCGATGCGCTGCTGAGCCATCCCGACGTCAAGGCAGTCAGCTTCGTCGGCTCGACCCCCGTCGCCCGCTACATCTATGCGACGGGCGCGGCCAACGGCAAGCGGGTCCAGGCCCTGGGGGGCGCCAAGAACCACATGGTCATCATGCCCGACGCCGATCTCGATCAGGCGGTCGATGCGCTGATGGGGGCCGCCTATGGCTCGGCCGGGGAGCGCTGCATGGCGATCTCGGTCGCGGTCCCGGTGACCGATGCGGTGGCCGACGCGCTGGTCGCCCGCCTGGCCGAACGGGTCCGCGCCCTGAAGATCGGTCCCGGCACCGATCCCAATGCCGAGATGGGGCCGCTGGTGACCCGCGCGCATCGCGACAGGGTGCGCGGCTACATCGACCTTGGGGTGGCGGAGGGGGCCACGCTGGTGGTGGACGGCCGCGAGGCGAGCGTGTCCGATCCGGACTGCGCCGACGGCTATTTCCTTGGCGGCAACCTGTTTGACCACGTCACGCCGGAGATGCGCATCTACAAGGAGGAGATCTTCGGGCCGGTCCTGGCGGTGGTCCGCGTTCCCGACTATCGCACCGCGGCCACTCTCATCAACGCCCATGAATTCGGCAACGGAACCGCGATCTTCACCCGCGACGGCGATACGGCCCGCGCCTTCGGGGCGGAGATCGAAGTCGGCATGGTTGGCGTCAATGTTCCGATTCCGGTGCCGATGGCCTTCCACAGCTTCGGCGGCTGGAAGGGTTCGCTGTTCGGCGACCACCACATGCACGGGCCGGAGGGGGTGCGCTTCTACACCCGGCTGAAGACCATCACCAGCCGCTGGCCCACGGGCATCCGGGCCGGCGCCGATTTCGTCATGCCGACCATGAAATGA